The window GGTCCTTCGGGCAGATCCACAGACACCTTTGTTTACATACACGTCACCAGGAAGTGGAAGAAACTTCGAAATGTTGAGACAGGTGAAGATTTtttgattgtcattattattactattattataattttttattattatcagtaacAGCGATAAAGTTGGTGAGGTAACTGTCAGCACTTATGTTCAAGGGTTTTATGGTTCACTTTCTGTACGTGAGACctatggttgtgtgtgtgtgtgtgtgtgtttctttttctttcttttttatgtcatgacttataatttatatttatttttcacattatgCATAAGAATGTGctgctgtttaaataaataatgctgcTGGTGTTGGCAGGATTCACAGGGTGATGTTCCTCTGTTTGATGAGGATGAGACTGCACGAACCAGGAGCAAGTTAAATATCCAGTAAGTCCCTGCACTGTGAAGTCTTCTTTTCACTTCTGATCAACGAAATACATCACACAGCTTagtcccagtgtgtgtgtgtgtgtgtgtgtgtgtgtgagtgatctCACAATGTCCTGAAATGTATTGAATAGAATGATAATACttaactttttatatattttaaaataaaatagcatgTTTTTTATGTACCAGCATATGAAACTATGAAATTTTTactgttatgttttttatttctaaccACAATACTTAAACAAAAAAGGTTGATATTAACTCGCTTATATCAATCATTAATTCCATAACcaataatatgaaaaaatatactaagtaaaaaaaaaaaatagataaacgATTTAAACGATCACATCACTTGTAAAACCacagttttacttttttgaatgCCAGCATATAAACTTATGcaatttgtttataaaattaaaattattaaaaataaagacattataataatatattattattattattaattattattattgttgttgttattatttaataaattgtttttaaaaatctctgTCATACTTTCTTTCTAATTACCAATACTTATTTAAGAATACTTGTTTAAGAATATTTAAACAAaccattttttatattaactcTAAAATTGaacaatcaattaaaaaaacattttaccactttattaaattacatttaaatgactaCACCACAGTAAAAACATGTAACACCAATGACAAAGTGAAACACCAATGATGATCAGGAAATTTGAAACATTAAACCTTTTTAGGTTTCCATTCCtattcatattaaatattgGATTTTAACTGGTAACTTTCAACTACTAATTTTAAacagttcatttaaaaaagaataaatatttaagcTGTATATTCCAGTTAAATTCCCATTCTGTTAATTTTTGAAATCAGGTTCCAAGTCTGATTAGATGGAATATCTTCTACCATTAAATATTGAACatcaaattaagaaaaaaaatttcatgattGAAAGTACATGCTATATTTATTgaatttataaaagtaatgtgtCTATTacgttcatttaaaaatattttcgcATCAGCAAAATTAAATGACGGTCAGTATTAGGTACTGTATTTTCCaccatttttgtagaatgacaattttatgtctctatctctctcatctctctcaTAATTTTTCCCCTTATACTTTGTTTTAATGCTGTAGTTCCTTACtaattattttaagcattttctGTAAACATGAGTAATTGTTTTTGCCTTTCCCAGACATCCTTTGGCCactttcttccacctgttcttcCGTGTCAGCGCTATCCTGGTCTATCTGTTGTGCGAGATCCTCAGCTCCAGCTTCATTGCCTGCATGGTCACCATCATTCTCCTGCTGTCATGTGACTTTTGGACAGTGAAGGTATGACGTCCGTCATACCACATTGCATCATGTTTTGTGCAGACCAGTCTTATCGAAAAAACCAAAGATACTACCCTAAATTAAAGcaattttcaattttataaTCTCACGCCTGACCTCTGTCACATTACTGTTGTGTCTTCAGGTTAGCTGATCGAGCAATGATTAtccataaaatattttgtaaatatcattTGATACAGTGTTTAAGCAATATTATAAGATTGTATATATCTGTGTGCAATGCTGTTCTGATCTACTGTATCATAGGAGCCAAGCAGTAAGTAAGAgctctaatatatatatattttttttctttacaccaTATGAGTTGTAGTTGTATAGTTAAGTATATAATCAGCCTAACTGGTAAAGGTCGATGACTGACCAGAAGAGCATACAGTAGATTGCTGTTGTGTTTGAGACAAAAGTTTTTTATCAGCTGTGTGAATAAACTCTTTGAGAGACTGTTGAAGGTAAAACCTGTAGACTTTCAAATGTGCAGATGTTCCACATTTCCAAGAGTGTAGATGAGCTTGCTTTCCTTTCCATTTCCTCACGTCATTGCAGCAACTAGGAGTTCAAACCCAAATGACATTTATATTACAGTTTGTCTGTTTGCAATTAAAGTGTATTCCATATGGAAAGGGGAAATCTCTTATTCTGATGAAATAGAAATACTTTAATATTGAACAATAAGCCAGTTTTAGTTGGCTTCTCCAgggttctacatttttgctttcaGAATGTGACTGGACGGCTGCTGGTAGGTCTGAGGTGGTGGAATCAGGTAGATGAGAACGGGAAGAGCCATTGGGTGTTCGAGTCTCGTAAGGTCAGTGGATGAATTGATGGTACTGTTTTACAGGGACAGAAAATAGAGCACTATGACTTGctgtttataatgaaaaaattatatgttagctgttttttttcttgctatatAATACATTGACATGAAAAataacaattttcttttttttaggaaaCGAGCAAAAAAATAGTTTCAAGTTCAGAATCGCGGATTTTCTGGCTCGGCCTTATCGTGTGCCCCATCTTATGGGtgatttttgtgttttccacTCTCTTTTCCTTCAAAATTAAGTGGCTGGTAAGTATAAAACTCTAGGATATATAACAGTTTAACTGTTTAACTGAACTggattggaaaaaaaacatacatacatatgtacatacataataaaataaaataaaactaataaaaaaatgctgtgaTATTTAGAACTGAATACTGCTTTCCTGGTGGCACATTAACCGCTAAAAGACCACAGTCGAGCAGTTGATGTTGAGAAAAGCGATTACACTGAAGTTATCTTTCATGTACACTGGTGTAGGCAACAAGTTCCCGAACCATGCTCCTGAAGTGCTACCTGTCCTGTGCTGTCACACACCCATTTTATTTCAGGAAGGGCTGTTAATTGAATCAAGAGTGTTAGAGCTGAAAAAAACACTCAAATGTGGTGGACATGGAGTTCTCTAGGACCAAGGAATCTGTGATGTATGGAAAGTGGATAAAGCTTGGGCGCAAGGGAAACTGTGGCAGGATAATCCTACTGAAGCATTAATCGTACTAAATACCCACTTTGTCCCTTATTTCCTCATGAAATATATCAGTTCAGTTTCCTAAAATTGTACTTAAAATGCCACAGtgtttaataaatcaataaaacatgTGGCATTTATTAACATGTTGACTCTGTTTGTACTTACCGGACTTTTGCATTATGACAAACTTggttgtattttaaaattgatcaCTTTCTTAATGATTCCTAAAATGATAACTTGTTGTAATTACTTGTGTTCATGCAGGCGGTGGTGCTTATGGGAGTCGTGTTACAGTGGGCTAACCTCTATGGGTATGTCAAATGTAAAGTCGGGGGTGGAACCAATCTGAAAAACATGGCAACCAGCTATCTGGGCCTTCAGCTCTTTAAGCAGGTGTAGTAGCTGCTTCCTAAGATTTTAACTTGTATTCCTTAGTCATACAATTTTAATTCATACTGCGTACTGTGTATGCAGGTACAGTTAATGAAgcttttgttttaatatatttttttctcaggcAATGAATAAAACACCAGGACCCTAATGTGTCTTCAAGAATTTGACATCTCTGCGCTGCTAACgttcttatttattttcttgtacTGACATTGTCAGCAACTCTTGCAACTTTTTCCAAATTCTTCTggggtttttagttttttatttcttaaaatatattaGATATTTACATTCATTCTGCTCTAGAGTATATTGGATTTAGCATTCTGTTGTGAATATGTGCCAAGATCAAAGTAGTATATCTTGTATATTGTCAGTGGgataatttaaatatagttaTAATTCCGTTAATTGCAATGCTTTTTGAccatttacattttagtttaGCACAATTTTTCTTATAATTGCATATAAATTTGTAAAAGGTGGATGAAAATAAAAGACTAGATTGGTTGTCTGGTctgtaataaatcattattaaataGTTGTGTGTAGTCAGTATTATTTCAGTAATGTTGTCCaatgactaaaaaaatataatattggcACTTACAAAATTTGCCATTTTGTGCTCTTGCTAAAATTATGTTGATCAGCaattctttacatttaaaatttattcatttattacaattatttataagCCACTGTTATAGTATTTCACCTCTTAATTTACCCATAAGGAAGGGGCtagagtgttttaaaaaatgtggattACAGTAATGGGAACAAATCTTTTACTGTAAAAGGCTGCAATgtgcctaaaaataaaaattgaaaaaaaaaaaaattggctgcTTATGTAAcaccctcagcagcaacctcatttaaCCTCCCGTCTGTGCCACCcacctgcacctgtttctcacttaAGTtagattattattgtttttttaggtcactgtggcttaacaaacaggGCCTTAATACTTTTGCATAAAACTGTGTGTCTACCGAACCACATGTGGTATGAGTATTCATGTATGTGATATCTATGTGACAGTTATGAAAAAGCATaactgttcatgttttttatttacaaaatagcaCTTTTCAACGATGACTAAATGATGGTTGGTTGATATTcttgcaaaaaaatcaaatacgTTGGAGGAATATGCTCCATGCATACGATACAACACACCACAATAAAGTGTTAACACATGCCCTCGGTAAGAGAAACCGGCATATGTTCACTGTGATAACTAGAAATTTTATTGATTGTTTCTACTTATTATTGaagaaaaagtcaaaataattgaatattatttaattgCTTGTAAAGGTTTGCTTTGAGCtgtaatattattgttattattattatgattttaagTCCTAATAACCTTTTTAGCCTGTTTTAGTAGTATTCCGAAAAGCCTAATCATTTTGTATGTCAGCAACACATTGATCAAATTGAAATGTAGTGCATCTggaaattaattctaaactctTAATGCAAGAAGTTGCTAATTgttttttactgattttttgcttttcagtTACAGCTTTTTCTGCATGTCACAAATGAAAAGCAGCATATTGTGCGACAATATTTTGACAATTTGTCATGTTCTTCATAAAATGTTCTTTATCAAATTACTGGACATAAGCTCTTTGTGGTTACATACACAAATGTACACATCTTGCAATGTTGATataaattttattcttttattaaaaaaaaaacttttattcacTCAGTCACATAAATGAGCTGTCCGTAGTTGTTTTTAATGAAGCATACTACATATGAGTTTCTTACATCATAAATTTCTACTTTTATATTTGCATTGATTAGagtatttaaatgttattagcAGTAACAGAGAAATCCAAGTTGTTGAGTgatttttttagaaattcaGATTGTCATTGCTACACTTTTGTGTCTTGACGATAGCAAATGCACATAACATGTAAACAATATCCAAGATTAAATagacaataaaacataaattgtCCCAAGATTTTGCGttgtcctgttttttctttttttccatcataTCCTTGTCCATGTCACTGACAAAACGTGAAATCCTCTGGATGTATGTAAATTCTGTCACCAGATCCACAGAGTTTGGTTTGCTGTTGTTGATTTCAGCCtctgataaataaaaatgtacagtgaaaTTTTAGATATAAACATCTGAGTAACTTACTATAAAAtgtacatattaaatatttttataacttttatgACTTGTTTTACTGTACCATTATTGACTTAACAAATATGTAGCCAaaaagtgaaggaaaaaaaaaaaaaacttatgggCAATACAAAGTACCCCAAAAACCCAAAAGCTTGTAGATCCATCCACAGCAGTCTCCTGTATAACTTTATAAGTCTCTTACATCAttatggaggaattttggcccattcttctttacaacattgtttCAGTTGAACTTTGTTTGGTCTTGACATGTaaaccctgatttttttttttcagcagttcTGAattagatttactggtgtgcttcatATCATTATCCTGTTGCATGACTCAATtttgaccaagctttagctgttaGACAGATGGTCTCACATTTGCCTTTAGAATACACTGATCTGGGAATCTGGAATACTTTGATCTCGTTTGTCCAAAGGACTTGGACTTAAACATTTACCATGCTAAGTGAGGGCTGCATGGTCTAAGATGTTCAGTAACTCTTGTGTTTtggtatttctctgagcattgcacacCTTGTGGATACCTTGGCAGCTGTGGGTTTTGGGGGAGGGTCCGCCATGGATCAGACATGTTTGTCCATGAATATGGAGGTTGTATCAACAACATTGAGCTTTTTGCCTACTAAACCCCATAtacagcaagctgtgatgcagAGTGTTCTGATACCCCTTTATAATGGCTCACAATGACAGTTTTCCgtaatttgtgctacattggctttagTCCCCATAGACATAAATGAGCATTATAATTGAGCAAATACTAAGATTAGCTGTATATATCTGTACACTTATTAAGCTGGTATAAGGTTTCATATTCTTCATTGTGTATTAAAACAGGGAACACATTAGATGTAACTGATACTAGACAGCTGGTTATACCACGTGTGgttacttttctcttttttgcatCACACTTTACATGCTAAAGCTACAGTTTTAGTGTACATTACCTATCAAGCCTTATTCTCCCAGTTTGTCTATTTCTGATTGTCATCATAGAATTTTAGCCTCTCCCTTCGTTTGTTTATGGATAAttcaggacaacaactaaaatACAATAGCTCTTGCATTTTAGTAGCTTAATTTCTTATAAACCTAGATGCTTGTATTACACAGTGatatcatttttaaatcatgaattaatttatgctaaaattaaaatcacaatATTCTGTCATATATCATGTATGGCTATGGTATCACTATTTGAACTTAGTTATGTATTAAGTAATTTATGTGAACTAATTAAGTAAATTTATACACGGCACATGTTGAAGCTCCTCTTATTATGCCTTTTGACCcattttttgcagtttttctaTGCCTATgagctttttaaattaaaatttgtcTATTTGTATATAGTGTTTTGATTTTTGACCTACCTCTAAAACATCAGTGTATACTCTGTACATGACGAAGAAAATGCATTAGGCATTAGGCAACCTAGCTACAGAAGCAAAATGTTAAGGTGCTGCAAAACACAATTTCTTTTAGGAATTGGAGATGATTATAGAATATTACAGATGCACATTTCTTGTTTATAAACTCTCTCTTCCCTTACTTCCATTTTCAACAGAACTGCTCTTAAACCTTATTTTCAGTCTGGATTCAAGTCAGGTATTTTGTGTTGACTTAGACTTGGTCTCCAACTTACTGCCAAATGTATTTGTACTTGTTTTGTATTTGAAAATGAGTCTCgtaaaatttgtttattaaaaaaaaactattttgaggacattgttaaaaaaaaataaaaaacatagcCTAATCATGTTAACCATGATAACAGTTAACAATTGGAACCAACTTGTGAAGTTATCTGTGATAACTTCTGTGATAACTTCACAACTCAATCTTAATTtgacttaatttttaaaatcagtAAAAGTTACTTACCAATTTGATTAAATGGATTGTCTTGTTGAACCAATGTTCCTGGTCCATTCTGTTTTCGTTGCTTCCCAGGCCATATGCTACCAGTTCTAGCCACTTGGGACAATATCATGGATACCAGCAGACTCACAACCAGCACAATCAGGCAGAAGCAAAAATGATAGTCTTACGAAAACAGATAAAAAGCAAAGTGTTATTAAAATCAAGAATATCTAAGACTTTATATGCTGTTTGTAATCTCTATATTCTTCAGAGATTTACAACAAACAACCTCAGAAGTATGAAGACACATTGAGTGTCCGGTGCTTTTCCACTTACAGATCAGAGGGCTGCAGGGACCGCCCTCTGGCAGTTGTTTGGAAAGTATTAGGAGGAACATGGCGAAGCTGAACACCAACTTGATCTTGAAAGCATTTCGTTCACCATCCAGAGGAAGAGCGAAGCTCACCAGGTCGACCACCATGATGAGTGCAGTGGGCAGTACCAATGACACCAATGCATTAAAAGGGTTAAGGTACAGAGTCAcctgtgcaattttttttcttttttagttatttGATTATGCCACAAATTTTGTCAAGTCATTCAAATTTATAACCCACACCATATTAGAATATAACAGCTTGTTTACTTGAAGGTAGCTACTGGCTCCCTCTTGGAGTTCCACGTCCAATGTTTGCCATTCCCCTTGATGACCTTTCACTGTGACTATCCTGCCGTACTTGAGCTTTACTCCACAAGCTGCACATTCAAAGATTTTAATGTCAGTATGACTGTAGGCTCAGTATTTTTATAAAGGCTCCTTTCTAAttgataatttaatataatttaatgaatgtgtaatatgtaatttatgaatttaaatTACAGTCATATCTTGTGAATGTATAAACCCGAGGCAACAAAAAACCTAGTGTGTTTCATTTACAAACCCATTTTTTGTCCGATAATGTGGTTAAAGATTCTTAAAAGTGTTCATAAATTTAATTGGCCTAATAACATACTGGATGTGTTTGTGATAAAACATAGCTTGAGGATATTCTCGCATGTTTCTATTTCAGCTTGCTGCACACATACATCTCAATTACCACAATACATTCACTGGCTGTTGCTCCTTCATACAGCTATATAATCAGtcaaacagcagcacaatgcagatacaggtcaagagcttgaggaaatgttcacatcaaataaTGTGACTTCAGTGACTATGGAATGATTTTTGGTGCTGTCatgcctttttttccctccttaaaGTGATTCTAAAAATTTTACATGCAGTCGTTTCTAGATTAACACAATATGGTGTAAAAGctaaaacaaagtaacaaaacaaacaaacataaaataatttattgacTGACACttctgcaataataataataataataataataataataataataatacatctaGGAACCTTTTTATTCCAACTAGGGGCCGAGGagaccaatggtgaccattgtatttattcccattcgTACAACCTAAAAGAAATGACCAAGTAGCTTCCTCCAACAGAACTGGGAACACAGTGAAGGTCACCATATGCATTGTTGCCACATGTGTATCTGATTAGATAACCTTTTGAATGTGTAGTTTTACAGGTATTCCTTATAATATGCACAGTGTGTATACATCATAAATAAACCCTTAGAGTAAGCTGGGGAACTCATTTTGTGCACCCATCAGGAATAACACTTCCGTTCTGACTGGAATCCAAACCCAAAATCTACATTgcataagtacagtatatgaaatacAGAAGTTTGATCtgtccaattaaattttttgattttcatcatgtatgtagaataaaaactaaaactaatttATCTGTAAGTGTCCAGTCGTAATGACtaactcatactgtatactttatatATGTGGAAAGTAGTTGCaattatggaaaaaataatCTTCTTACAGCTTCGATTCCATCCATTGATGGCCACTATGCATGTGTCCTGAACAAAGGGAAAGGAGAAGAGGTTCATGTCACATCCCACAGTGACGTACATCTGAATGGCATAGCTCACAGTGCCATCTTGGGACACTAATATATCATTAGCAAGAGGCTGCACATCTGTTGAAATGCTATAAGCAGAAGTAATAAATTGGAGTTAGCGGATTAAGACATAACATTGTCttgtttcttttacaaaatCCAACAAGTAGTTAGTATCCTCAGATAGTGCTTATAAAGTATATTATGAAAAGGGATCCATATAAGGACTCAAACAAAATTAAGCTCCCTATAAATCTATCTAAAAGTCTTAgcaaatgaatatattaaataaagttgttaaatattttcattatgaGATTACCAGTCAAGACCATTAATTCTAATTCTAGACATATTTACTAGTTTAAAACTATGTAAGCTTGTTTCTATTACCTAAACTAAATGCTTGGAGGATTATTTGTCAAAAGAATATCACAACTATGTCTAGAAAATGGTTCTAAACgtagatttgttttttaaatttctaatgaacagaaatatttcttaaacttgcccatttttccagTTTATCTGTGTATGTCgtcttataataatatacaaaatatcAATAGTCTTAATAGttactttaatattaaaagtaaaaaaaagtctatgtAAGGAATAAAGTGCAATAGCACTATCTGCTGCTCCTTGTTACTAGGGATTCTATATTTAAtcttctatacatataataaaagtgtaaagcttggcgtgtctgtacatatttttttattattatttgcggAGATGTAAGATAAGAAATACAACTCATTAAGATGGTTTTGGAAATTTTTTGTCTGttagtttgtttgtgcatgcattacataaaaactactaaattaattttaataggGTGTTTACAGGAGTATTTGccaagcttgaggtaacataggctttgtttcatcacagTGGGCCAACAAGAAGAGTAGACatgctaatttgaaatttaaatgcaaaacatcctaaaaaaattttttttttttttaaatctaccttgaaaaaaacattaatggacttaatttcaaaattcaacagatggatatatgcattttaaatatatgcatatgagtgtgcaattaaatctACTTAATAAGCACAATCTCATACCTTCATTCTGCGCACTTCACAGTAACAAGTAAAAATTAGTTTACAACTTTGTCACAAAATTCAACATTGTACATTGTTTAGAACACGCTTataagtgtgcaattaaattccatgcgAAAAAAGTCGTGAGCACATATAGTAAATCATAATTTAATACAATGTGTTGAATattcaaaaattaaataattattctagATCTGTGGACTGCTTACGGAAAAGAATTACAAAGAACAGATATAATAAGAAAAGCAAACTCACGCATTGTTCACGGTAAGATTAGGGAGCCAGATGTAATTGAATGGAAGTAAAACTTCAGTGAAATTGTAATTTGTTGATGCAAGATCTGGGTCTTTCCATTTCTGTAAAAATGAATTTCTGTTAAAATACAGTGTGCTCTTTTACAGATTGAGACACAGACAAAAACCTGGAAAAGCAtcacaaaagaaaaatccaaCAGTTTGGATGCCAGTGGGTTGGCTGGACGGAATATTTGATGATAGTATTAGATGTAATTGAATGAAAGTAAAACCTCAGTGAAATTGTTTCGTGTGGAATTTGTCCATGCAAGATCTCGGTCTGTCCATTCCTGTAAAAATGAATTCCTGTTAAAATACAGTGTGTTCTTTTACAGATTGAGAGATATAGGAAACTGATTGGGACTTACCATGAAGATTTTTATGTGACTAGTAAATTGCAAATTTTGTAAATTCTTGTaaagacaagaaaaaacaatacagattACATCCGTTGCAATCGATGTTAAAGGAAGCAAATCTGAACATAATGAATCACAGAGATACTTACGAAAGTGAGGGTCTCATATTGGATGGTTGTGAGATTCACATTTATGAAACAATCAGGAGGCTGTGGAGCACTATAGAGTTGCTGATTAATTATCTTGTTAGCCAGACATCGCCGTGAACAggattgtgttgtgttttgacTGGTAACTTCTAATGGAATAAACGTCAATTTCATTAAATCGTGAGGTGCCTAATTCAAAAATTGCtacttattacatttaaataatatgaaaaCAGTAAAATTGACTGCTCACCAATcacaaaataaaggaaatagaGGCTTCTCACAATCATCTTAGTGGACATCATAACCTTTATTAAGAGCAATAAACTGCTATTAATTatctatgtttattttaaatgaaaaatgcaaaaacatttgCAGGATACATACCAAAATGTAGGGATGATTGGATCAAGCTCTCCTAGTTTCCCTGCAGCTCCTCGGAGCCTTTTTCCAGAGGACAAGTGTTAGACAACAGTTTAAAAGGTACCATGTCTGGCTTCCATGTGTATGACGTGAGATAGCCAGAACACATAACAAAAGCAAATGCGGACAGGCATACAGTAAGTATCCTATGTCACAAAGCAattaatctgtttattgtttggTAACCAAATTAAAGTACTTTATTATCCTGAATTATTTGATTGCTTTCATTCTTAAAAATCCTGTGTTCAACAGAGCGGCAATCTAAATACATATGGTATTGTCTGAAAACTGATCATTTTTCCTGTTGTGGAACTTGATGCTAATGGCACTGAACAATACTATAGTTATGAGTCATGTTGTAACAGCTGGGTGTTGATGTCTCTGCTTAGTTTACTCATGATGTTAGTTCAACTGGTTTCGCAGTGTACCAATACTGATATGGATGAAGTGTTCCTGCAATTATAGGCTCATTTTTTTGTCCCAGTACAAAAGAGTACAGTAACAAAAGCATCTAGTTGACC of the Clarias gariepinus isolate MV-2021 ecotype Netherlands chromosome 16, CGAR_prim_01v2, whole genome shotgun sequence genome contains:
- the zgc:112148 gene encoding Golgi apparatus membrane protein TVP23 homolog B; the encoded protein is MLRQDSQGDVPLFDEDETARTRSKLNIQHPLATFFHLFFRVSAILVYLLCEILSSSFIACMVTIILLLSCDFWTVKNVTGRLLVGLRWWNQVDENGKSHWVFESRKETSKKIVSSSESRIFWLGLIVCPILWVIFVFSTLFSFKIKWLAVVLMGVVLQWANLYGYVKCKVGGGTNLKNMATSYLGLQLFKQAMNKTPGP
- the LOC128544772 gene encoding 5-hydroxytryptamine receptor 3A-like, encoding MMSTKMIVRSLYFLYFVIEVTSQNTTQSCSRRCLANKIINQQLYSAPQPPDCFINVNLTTIQYETLTFNLQNLQFTSHIKIFMKWKDPDLASTNYNFTEVLLPFNYIWLPNLTVNNAISTDVQPLANDILVSQDGTVSYAIQMYVTVGCDMNLFSFPFVQDTCIVAINGWNRSSCGVKLKYGRIVTVKGHQGEWQTLDVELQEGASSYLQVTLYLNPFNALVSLVLPTALIMVVDLVSFALPLDGERNAFKIKLVFSFAMFLLILSKQLPEGGPCSPLIYYHFCFCLIVLVVSLLVSMILSQVARTGSIWPGKQRKQNGPGTLVQQDNPFNQIEAEINNSKPNSVDLVTEFTYIQRISRFVSDMDKDMMEKKKKQDNAKSWDNLCFIVYLILDIVYMLCAFAIVKTQKCSNDNLNF